Proteins encoded together in one uncultured Desulfosarcina sp. window:
- a CDS encoding DUF2779 domain-containing protein — protein MDYETIFPAIPLFDRSSPYQQIPFQFSLHVQEHPGGKVVHEEFLHTDEGDPRGDFIRALVESCGSRGSVIVYNMAFEARINRELAAHFPQHATALEAINARMIDLLVPFRSRYLYHPAMEGSASIKKVLPAFVPELCYDDLAIGDGDTASRQYLKCIKNMVTEDEKQTIYANLKRYCAMDTWAEVRLIERLREMAK, from the coding sequence CTGGACTACGAGACCATCTTTCCGGCCATCCCCCTGTTCGACCGGTCTTCGCCCTACCAGCAGATTCCCTTCCAATTCTCCCTGCATGTACAGGAGCATCCTGGTGGTAAGGTGGTGCATGAGGAATTTCTGCATACCGATGAGGGCGATCCCCGGGGTGATTTCATACGAGCCCTGGTCGAAAGCTGCGGCAGCCGGGGATCGGTGATCGTCTACAACATGGCCTTCGAGGCACGCATCAATCGCGAGTTGGCCGCACACTTTCCCCAGCACGCGACGGCCCTGGAGGCCATCAACGCCCGCATGATCGATCTGCTGGTTCCCTTCCGTTCCCGGTATCTCTATCATCCAGCCATGGAGGGCTCTGCGTCCATCAAAAAGGTCCTGCCCGCCTTCGTTCCCGAACTGTGCTACGACGATCTTGCCATCGGCGACGGCGATACGGCCTCGCGCCAGTATTTAAAGTGTATCAAGAACATGGTGACGGAAGATGAGAAGCAGACGATCTATGCCAACCTGAAACGCTACTGTGCCATGGATACCTGGGCCGAGGTGCGGCTGATCGAACGGTTGCGGGAGATGGCGAAATAA
- a CDS encoding dihydroorotate dehydrogenase-like protein, with product MDLSTEYLGLELKNPIIVGSSGLTSSVEKVKQAEKAGAAAVVLKSIFEEEVALEYADFMKSASRFPSESRVFEYEGRKVPIEYYNYVVREENLKKYVTLLEESKKAVAIPVMASINCFLQSVEWISYAQQLEAAGADALELNMFFPPTDFKQPRSDRESIYFKVTETVTQKLKIPTALKISHYFTDLGTMIQRLSQTGIGGLVLFNRYFSPDIDVDKMEISNSFVFSSPSDLAISLRWIAIMAEKVDCDLAASTGIHDGDAVIKQLLAGATAVQVASCLYRNGVGYVGQMLERLESWMSRERFKWIADFRGKLSQEKSSDPSIYDRVQFMRYYGGKKNTVI from the coding sequence ATGGATCTTTCCACGGAGTATTTGGGGCTCGAGTTGAAAAATCCGATTATCGTCGGCAGTTCCGGGTTGACCAGTTCGGTCGAGAAAGTCAAACAGGCTGAAAAGGCTGGTGCTGCTGCGGTTGTGCTCAAGTCCATCTTCGAAGAAGAGGTGGCCTTGGAGTATGCCGATTTTATGAAAAGTGCCAGCCGGTTTCCCAGCGAAAGCCGGGTGTTCGAATACGAGGGGCGTAAAGTGCCCATCGAATACTACAATTACGTGGTACGCGAAGAAAACCTGAAGAAATACGTCACTCTCCTAGAGGAAAGCAAAAAGGCGGTGGCCATCCCGGTGATGGCCAGCATCAACTGCTTTTTGCAGTCCGTGGAGTGGATCTCCTATGCCCAGCAGCTGGAGGCCGCCGGCGCCGACGCGCTGGAACTGAACATGTTTTTTCCCCCCACGGATTTCAAGCAGCCCCGGTCCGACCGGGAAAGCATTTACTTCAAAGTCACAGAAACGGTCACCCAAAAGCTGAAGATCCCCACGGCGCTGAAAATCAGCCACTACTTCACCGACCTGGGGACCATGATCCAGCGTCTCTCCCAGACCGGCATCGGCGGTCTGGTGCTTTTCAACCGCTACTTCAGCCCGGATATCGACGTCGACAAAATGGAAATCTCCAATTCTTTCGTTTTCAGTTCGCCCTCGGACCTGGCCATCTCTTTGCGTTGGATCGCCATCATGGCCGAGAAGGTCGACTGCGACCTGGCCGCCTCCACCGGTATTCATGACGGTGACGCGGTCATTAAGCAACTGCTGGCCGGCGCCACCGCCGTCCAGGTGGCCTCATGCCTCTACAGGAACGGGGTTGGCTATGTGGGCCAGATGCTCGAGCGCCTGGAAAGCTGGATGTCCCGGGAGCGGTTCAAGTGGATCGCCGATTTCAGGGGGAAGTTGAGCCAGGAGAAAAGTTCAGACCCAAGCATTTACGACCGGGTTCAGTTCATGCGCTACTACGGCGGCAAAAAAAATACGGTAATCTGA
- a CDS encoding DUF2867 domain-containing protein, protein MDENTTTASESGRPVLVTGATGYVGGRLVPLLLSRGCRVRACARNPRRLENRPWAGHANVEIVAMDALDLASVDAAVAGCEVVYYLIHSMIAGGRGGFAEADRTAALNMAAVAAVRKVKRIIYLGGLGETEHPDLSEHLKSRHEVEEIFNQGAVPATCLRAAMILGAGSASFEMLRYLVERLPVMVTPRWVDTPCQPIAIRDVLGYLHGCLEAPETVGRTFDIGGPEVLSYRELIHIYAEVAGLMPRIIFPVPVLTPKLSSLWIHLVTPVPSTIARPLAEGLRIPVVCRNDRIREVLPRDLQSARETMRVALDREPQAEQDACDLPPETLLPPEWTACGDADYTGGTKLTLAFRIVLAAGIESVWEVVEAIGGDRGYYGNRLLWALRGALDAVVGGPGMKKKRRDNATLDADEVFHFWQVSRIHRPRRLVLASRMKVPGEALLVFQLRPLSGHTELVVQALFLSKGLPGLGYWYSLYPAHQWVFRTMLRNIARQCKAPVILGPEMVAAD, encoded by the coding sequence ATGGACGAAAACACCACGACTGCATCCGAAAGCGGCCGCCCTGTTCTGGTAACTGGAGCGACCGGCTACGTGGGCGGACGCCTGGTACCTTTGCTGCTTTCCCGCGGCTGCCGGGTCCGGGCCTGTGCCCGCAATCCCCGGCGCCTGGAAAACCGCCCCTGGGCCGGGCACGCCAACGTTGAGATCGTGGCCATGGATGCCCTGGACCTGGCCTCCGTGGACGCGGCCGTGGCCGGCTGCGAGGTGGTCTACTACCTGATTCACTCCATGATTGCCGGCGGCAGGGGAGGGTTTGCCGAAGCCGATCGTACGGCTGCATTGAACATGGCGGCGGTGGCGGCCGTTCGAAAGGTGAAGCGGATCATCTACCTGGGCGGCCTGGGAGAGACGGAGCACCCCGACCTGAGCGAACACCTGAAGTCGCGGCACGAAGTCGAGGAGATCTTCAATCAGGGAGCTGTGCCGGCAACCTGTCTGCGGGCCGCCATGATTCTGGGTGCCGGCAGCGCCTCGTTCGAGATGCTTCGTTACCTGGTGGAGCGCCTGCCGGTCATGGTAACGCCCAGATGGGTCGATACGCCCTGCCAGCCCATCGCCATCCGCGATGTTCTGGGATATCTGCACGGCTGCCTGGAGGCGCCCGAAACCGTCGGCCGGACTTTCGACATCGGCGGGCCGGAGGTGCTCAGTTACCGTGAATTGATTCATATCTACGCCGAGGTGGCCGGGCTCATGCCCCGCATCATCTTTCCGGTGCCGGTGTTGACCCCTAAACTCAGTTCCCTGTGGATCCACCTGGTCACACCGGTGCCCTCGACCATCGCACGGCCCTTGGCCGAAGGATTGCGCATTCCGGTGGTCTGCCGAAACGACCGCATTCGCGAAGTCCTGCCCCGCGACCTGCAAAGCGCCCGGGAGACCATGCGGGTTGCCCTGGATCGGGAGCCCCAGGCCGAGCAGGATGCCTGCGACCTGCCGCCCGAAACCCTGCTGCCTCCGGAGTGGACCGCCTGCGGCGATGCCGATTACACCGGCGGGACGAAACTGACCCTGGCTTTTCGGATCGTTCTGGCGGCGGGCATCGAATCGGTCTGGGAGGTGGTGGAGGCCATCGGCGGGGATCGGGGTTACTATGGCAACCGCCTGCTGTGGGCCCTGCGCGGCGCACTGGACGCCGTTGTCGGCGGTCCCGGAATGAAGAAAAAGCGGCGCGACAACGCCACCCTGGATGCCGACGAGGTCTTTCATTTCTGGCAGGTCTCCCGGATCCACCGTCCCCGGCGGCTGGTGCTGGCCTCCCGCATGAAGGTTCCCGGAGAGGCCCTGCTGGTCTTTCAACTCCGACCCCTTTCCGGCCATACCGAGCTGGTGGTGCAGGCACTTTTTCTGTCCAAGGGGCTGCCGGGCCTGGGCTACTGGTATTCGCTCTATCCGGCCCACCAGTGGGTTTTCCGAACCATGCTGCGCAACATTGCCCGGCAGTGCAAGGCGCCCGTCATCCTGGGACCGGAGATGGTTGCGGCGGATTAG
- a CDS encoding TatD family hydrolase, producing MAFSEYPLVDTHAHICDPVFDPDRNAVLERAQKAGVAGIVAVGETLADAHKNLELARVHPMLRPAAGLYPTFLDFGQAEEMVDFIRSHCDRLIAIGEVGLDYWAVKEDEQKALQREIFRTFIDLSRELDLPLNVHSRSAGRHAVALLLENNADRVQMHAFDGKASAALPAVEAGYFFSVPPSIVRSRQKQKLVRHLPLSCLLVETDSPVLGPEPKIRNEPANLILSVEAIARIKEVAVEAVAEAVVENTRRLYGEGPVISEP from the coding sequence ATGGCCTTCTCGGAATATCCTCTGGTGGACACGCACGCCCACATCTGCGACCCTGTATTCGATCCGGACCGGAATGCGGTTCTCGAACGGGCGCAAAAGGCAGGGGTGGCGGGGATTGTGGCCGTGGGGGAGACCCTGGCCGATGCCCATAAGAATCTGGAGCTGGCCCGGGTTCATCCCATGCTGCGGCCGGCCGCTGGACTCTATCCGACCTTTCTCGATTTTGGCCAGGCCGAAGAGATGGTGGATTTTATTCGCAGTCACTGTGATCGGCTCATTGCCATTGGCGAGGTGGGGCTTGATTACTGGGCTGTCAAGGAAGATGAGCAAAAGGCGCTGCAAAGGGAGATCTTTAGAACCTTTATCGATCTGTCCCGCGAACTGGATCTGCCGCTGAACGTGCATTCCCGCTCCGCCGGTCGTCATGCGGTGGCGCTGCTGCTGGAGAACAATGCGGATCGGGTGCAGATGCATGCCTTCGACGGTAAAGCTTCGGCTGCCCTGCCTGCGGTCGAAGCGGGCTATTTCTTCTCCGTTCCACCCTCTATTGTGCGTTCGCGCCAGAAGCAGAAGCTGGTCCGCCACCTGCCGCTCTCCTGCCTGCTGGTGGAAACCGACAGCCCGGTGCTGGGACCCGAGCCGAAGATTCGCAATGAACCGGCCAATTTGATCCTCTCCGTCGAGGCTATCGCTCGGATTAAAGAGGTTGCCGTGGAGGCTGTGGCCGAGGCTGTTGTGGAGAACACCCGGCGGTTGTACGGGGAAGGGCCGGTGATCAGTGAACCGTGA
- a CDS encoding ADP-ribosylglycohydrolase family protein has protein sequence MIGAIAGDMIGSPYESRPVKTAAFPLTVDAFTDDTVLTVAVANAILRRMGYRSCIACFARSFPNLPYGGSFWHWIWDPDSLPYYSFGNGSAMRVSPVGFAFESVDAVLHQARRSAEVSHNHPEGIKGAQATALAVFLARKGEDKAAIRKVIEARFGYCLEKSVDEIRLNYCFDVSCQGSVPESIIAFLEATDYTSAVKNAISLGGDADTMACIAGGIAQAFYKKMPSELVQQVRQRLPDVLLAVVDRFNETFDCGF, from the coding sequence ATGATCGGAGCCATAGCAGGCGACATGATCGGTTCTCCCTATGAGAGCCGACCCGTCAAGACCGCGGCGTTTCCCTTGACGGTGGATGCTTTTACCGACGATACGGTCCTGACCGTGGCGGTGGCCAACGCCATCCTGCGCCGCATGGGGTATCGGTCCTGCATCGCCTGCTTTGCCCGCAGCTTTCCCAACCTGCCCTATGGCGGTTCGTTCTGGCACTGGATCTGGGATCCAGACAGCCTGCCTTATTACAGCTTCGGCAACGGTTCGGCGATGCGGGTTTCTCCTGTGGGATTTGCCTTCGAATCGGTCGATGCGGTCCTGCACCAGGCCCGGCGCTCCGCCGAGGTGAGCCACAACCATCCCGAAGGCATCAAGGGCGCTCAAGCTACGGCGCTGGCGGTTTTCCTGGCGAGAAAAGGGGAGGACAAGGCCGCTATCCGCAAAGTGATCGAAGCGCGCTTCGGCTACTGCCTTGAGAAGTCGGTCGACGAGATCCGTTTGAACTACTGCTTCGATGTCTCCTGCCAGGGGTCCGTGCCCGAATCGATCATCGCCTTTCTGGAGGCTACCGACTATACTTCCGCCGTGAAAAACGCCATTTCCCTGGGCGGCGATGCCGACACCATGGCCTGCATCGCCGGCGGCATCGCCCAGGCCTTCTACAAAAAAATGCCTTCCGAACTGGTTCAGCAGGTCCGTCAGCGGCTGCCGGATGTTTTGCTGGCGGTGGTGGATCGTTTCAACGAGACGTTCGATTGCGGTTTTTGA
- a CDS encoding adenine deaminase C-terminal domain-containing protein: MTQQKEKRIDVALGKAPGDLAIVNARLVNVYTGEILDNQSVVTCGERIACVGTDVGYAIGDATTIIDAEGATLIPGLIDGHAHVAWLFTAGEFLKYAALGGTTTIVTETLEAYPVAGLAGVLDFLASLRDQPIKFFATAPAMVSTSQATMGIDLSDLESLLACEEIVGLGESYWQGVLQNREVFKPIFAATLACGKKLEGHSAGARGGKLQAYAAYGVSSCHEPIKADEVLDRVRLGIYVMIREGSIRRDLAEIAAIKEMVPDTRRLILTTDGISPRDLMEKGYMEFLVQKAIDCGFDPVTAVQMATLNVAEHFGLDDRIGGIAPGKFADMVLIPDPQTIRAMRVISKGRVIAKDGSLEAASRRHRFSPESLKTVHLPRRFEPSDFAVRASGDGDTATVRVIEMVTDLVTKEAIIDLPVANGEIQTGDAGDLSKIAAIDRSRTPGKFFTGLIRGFGLARGAMACSAAWDTSCIVVVGADEADMALCVNRIGELQGGAVVCDGGRIVEELALPIFGLMSELPIDELNEKLNAIQRAVADLGVAFPDPLLSLIALTGAAIPFVRICEEGLVHFKTGRTRGVICEQ; this comes from the coding sequence ATGACTCAGCAAAAGGAGAAACGGATCGATGTGGCCCTGGGGAAGGCCCCCGGAGACCTGGCCATTGTCAACGCCCGGCTTGTAAACGTCTATACCGGTGAAATCCTGGACAACCAGTCGGTGGTAACCTGCGGTGAGCGCATCGCCTGCGTGGGGACGGATGTGGGGTATGCCATCGGTGACGCCACCACGATCATCGACGCCGAAGGCGCCACCCTGATCCCCGGGCTGATCGACGGCCATGCCCACGTCGCCTGGCTGTTTACCGCCGGCGAATTTCTGAAATACGCGGCTTTGGGGGGCACCACCACCATCGTTACCGAGACCCTGGAAGCCTATCCGGTCGCCGGGCTGGCCGGTGTCCTCGACTTTCTGGCGTCCCTGAGGGACCAGCCCATAAAATTCTTTGCCACGGCGCCCGCCATGGTGTCCACCAGCCAAGCCACCATGGGAATCGACTTATCCGATCTTGAATCGCTCCTGGCCTGTGAGGAGATCGTCGGATTGGGCGAATCCTACTGGCAGGGCGTGCTGCAGAACCGGGAGGTCTTCAAACCGATCTTTGCCGCCACCCTGGCCTGTGGAAAGAAACTGGAGGGGCATTCGGCCGGTGCCCGCGGCGGTAAACTGCAGGCCTACGCGGCCTATGGCGTCTCTTCCTGCCATGAGCCCATTAAGGCCGACGAGGTACTGGATCGGGTGAGACTGGGTATCTACGTCATGATAAGGGAGGGCAGCATCCGGCGGGATCTGGCTGAAATTGCGGCCATCAAGGAAATGGTTCCCGACACCCGGCGGTTGATCCTGACCACGGACGGCATTTCGCCCAGGGATCTCATGGAGAAGGGCTACATGGAGTTTCTGGTCCAAAAGGCCATCGACTGCGGCTTCGACCCGGTAACCGCCGTGCAGATGGCCACCTTGAACGTGGCCGAACATTTCGGCCTGGACGACCGCATCGGCGGCATCGCCCCCGGAAAATTCGCCGACATGGTTCTGATTCCCGATCCGCAGACCATTCGGGCCATGCGGGTAATCAGCAAGGGACGGGTCATCGCAAAAGATGGAAGCCTGGAAGCTGCGTCTCGCCGTCACCGTTTTTCTCCCGAAAGCCTGAAAACGGTCCATCTTCCCAGGCGCTTCGAACCCTCGGATTTTGCCGTCCGGGCTTCGGGGGACGGCGACACGGCCACGGTGCGGGTGATCGAGATGGTCACGGACCTGGTCACCAAGGAAGCGATAATCGATTTGCCGGTTGCCAACGGCGAAATCCAGACCGGAGATGCCGGAGATTTGTCGAAAATCGCGGCTATCGATCGCAGCCGCACGCCAGGGAAATTTTTCACCGGTCTGATCCGGGGATTTGGTCTGGCCCGGGGTGCTATGGCCTGCAGCGCGGCCTGGGATACCTCCTGCATCGTCGTGGTGGGGGCCGATGAGGCTGACATGGCCCTGTGCGTCAATCGCATCGGTGAATTGCAGGGTGGGGCGGTGGTCTGCGACGGCGGCCGCATCGTTGAGGAACTGGCCCTGCCCATTTTCGGGTTGATGTCCGAACTGCCCATAGATGAACTGAACGAGAAACTCAATGCCATCCAGCGGGCCGTGGCGGATCTGGGCGTTGCCTTCCCCGACCCGCTGCTTTCCCTGATCGCCCTCACCGGCGCGGCCATTCCTTTTGTGCGCATTTGCGAGGAGGGGTTGGTTCATTTTAAGACCGGGCGGACGAGGGGGGTGATCTGTGAACAGTGA
- a CDS encoding ABC transporter substrate-binding protein — protein MIVFSVFLACTGNAPVLIGFSGELTGSNADLGVQGRNGAILAVESVNESGGINGRPIELIVRDDGGTPAGAKAADSALIEANVVAIVGHMTSGQSMAALPITEKAGMLMLSPTTSTSLLTGIDDHFLRVQPAITAAAGKLARIARSQYRAERIVVIADQDNLAYSDAFRKAFVDAFEKNGGHLSENLFFSSSSHPDFDGLMRPISPSDANAFLIIASAKDTALIAQHLRNNSFSCPLFSSGWAQTDTLIQNGGKAVEGLILVADYDTDSRKPAFEAFHLRYRERFGRPPTFAAAQSYEAMNLLAKALKQTGGDRSGLKEALLGINDFQGLLGRMKMDPNGDVIRTQFVVTVKNGNFQTLSAIEI, from the coding sequence ATGATTGTTTTTTCTGTCTTTCTGGCCTGCACGGGCAATGCACCCGTCCTCATCGGCTTCTCGGGCGAGTTGACCGGTAGCAATGCGGATTTGGGTGTACAGGGCCGAAACGGAGCTATTCTGGCGGTCGAAAGCGTGAATGAATCCGGTGGAATCAACGGGCGCCCCATCGAACTTATTGTACGGGACGATGGCGGAACGCCGGCCGGCGCAAAAGCAGCCGACAGCGCACTGATCGAGGCCAACGTGGTAGCCATTGTCGGGCACATGACCAGTGGGCAAAGCATGGCGGCACTGCCGATAACCGAGAAAGCGGGCATGCTGATGCTCAGCCCCACTACGTCAACATCACTGCTTACGGGAATCGACGATCACTTCCTGCGGGTTCAACCCGCCATTACCGCCGCCGCCGGCAAACTGGCCAGGATCGCCAGATCTCAGTATCGAGCCGAACGGATCGTGGTGATCGCCGATCAGGACAATTTGGCCTACAGCGATGCCTTTCGCAAAGCATTCGTCGATGCGTTCGAAAAGAACGGGGGCCATCTTTCCGAGAATCTCTTCTTTTCGTCTTCGTCGCATCCCGATTTTGACGGACTCATGCGGCCAATATCGCCTTCGGACGCCAACGCTTTTTTAATCATCGCCTCCGCCAAAGATACGGCCTTAATCGCCCAGCATCTCCGCAATAACAGCTTTTCCTGCCCCCTTTTCAGTTCCGGATGGGCACAGACCGACACCCTGATCCAAAATGGCGGCAAGGCAGTAGAAGGGCTGATCCTGGTGGCGGACTACGACACCGACAGCCGGAAGCCGGCCTTCGAGGCCTTTCATCTCAGATACCGGGAAAGATTCGGGCGGCCGCCCACCTTCGCGGCCGCACAGTCCTATGAAGCCATGAATCTGTTGGCAAAAGCGCTGAAGCAGACCGGAGGGGATCGATCCGGCCTGAAAGAAGCGCTGCTGGGGATAAACGACTTCCAGGGGCTTCTGGGCAGGATGAAGATGGATCCAAACGGCGATGTGATTCGCACACAGTTTGTCGTTACGGTGAAAAACGGAAACTTCCAGACACTGTCAGCCATCGAAATATAG
- a CDS encoding MBL fold metallo-hydrolase, protein MRRIRQNHACDTGLFYDMKLIGEAGIDLAVLPIGDNFTMGPDDALRAVQLIEPRLVLPIHYDTFEVIKQDPAAWKRRVEDATSARVALLQPGERLEL, encoded by the coding sequence TTGCGGCGGATTAGACAGAATCATGCCTGCGACACCGGCCTGTTCTACGACATGAAGCTGATCGGCGAAGCCGGCATCGACCTGGCCGTGCTGCCCATCGGAGACAACTTCACCATGGGGCCGGACGACGCCCTGCGGGCCGTCCAGCTGATCGAACCCCGGCTGGTGCTGCCGATCCATTACGACACTTTCGAGGTCATCAAACAGGACCCGGCGGCCTGGAAGCGACGGGTTGAAGACGCCACTTCCGCCCGGGTGGCCCTGCTCCAGCCCGGTGAGCGCCTGGAACTGTGA
- a CDS encoding radical SAM protein, with product MNSLIPERYAFETGIYRPPSEGGSDSLLIRLTRNCPWNHCTFCGMYKTEKFQVRSVAEIKGDIDAMAALRDDLIKQSGVDGEISHQGAIALIEKHPRLNHHQGFAMLYHWLLSGGKTVFLQDANSLIMKTDQLVEVLEYLRRIFPTIRRVTTYARSKTLVQKSLEDLKAIRQAGLDRLHVGLESGDDTVLKKIRKGATAEIHIKGGQKALAAGFQLSEYWMPGLGGKALWEQHARNTARVLSEIDPHYIRSRPLRPWPGTPLAAEMEAGDFEMLTPTGQLKELRLTMQALSVTGRVCFDHAGNYWRNLRGGLLFSQSYEGYPFPREKQTVLDLIDEGLQVKAGR from the coding sequence ATGAATTCATTGATTCCCGAACGATATGCTTTCGAAACCGGCATCTACCGGCCGCCCAGCGAAGGCGGCAGCGATTCGCTGCTGATCCGTCTGACCCGTAATTGCCCCTGGAACCATTGCACGTTCTGCGGCATGTACAAAACCGAAAAATTCCAGGTGCGGTCGGTGGCCGAGATCAAAGGCGACATCGACGCCATGGCCGCCCTGCGCGACGATCTTATAAAGCAATCCGGCGTTGACGGCGAGATCAGCCACCAGGGCGCCATCGCCCTCATCGAGAAACACCCCCGGCTGAACCACCACCAGGGCTTTGCCATGCTCTATCACTGGCTGCTTTCCGGTGGCAAAACCGTATTTCTCCAGGATGCCAACAGCCTGATCATGAAAACCGACCAACTGGTGGAGGTGCTGGAATATCTGCGCCGGATCTTTCCCACCATCCGCCGGGTGACCACCTACGCGCGCTCCAAAACCCTGGTGCAAAAATCCCTCGAAGACCTCAAAGCCATTCGGCAGGCGGGCCTGGACCGACTGCATGTCGGCCTGGAAAGCGGGGACGACACGGTTTTGAAAAAGATCCGCAAGGGCGCCACCGCCGAGATCCACATCAAGGGGGGACAAAAGGCCCTGGCGGCGGGTTTCCAGCTTTCGGAATACTGGATGCCCGGTTTGGGCGGGAAAGCTTTGTGGGAGCAGCATGCCAGAAATACGGCCCGCGTTCTCAGCGAGATCGATCCGCACTACATCCGCTCACGCCCCTTGCGCCCCTGGCCCGGTACCCCCCTGGCTGCGGAGATGGAAGCGGGCGACTTCGAGATGCTGACCCCCACCGGACAGCTAAAGGAATTGCGGTTGACCATGCAGGCGTTGTCGGTCACCGGCCGGGTCTGCTTCGATCATGCCGGCAACTACTGGCGAAACCTCCGTGGCGGCCTGCTTTTTTCCCAGAGCTACGAGGGGTACCCCTTCCCCCGGGAGAAGCAGACCGTCCTGGATTTGATCGACGAGGGGTTGCAGGTGAAGGCGGGAAGGTGA